In Alicyclobacillus vulcanalis, the following are encoded in one genomic region:
- a CDS encoding type 1 glutamine amidotransferase: MSRKALCIAHLFPDLLNLYADRGNIAVLKHRLAWRGYDVDIVRVTHGETPDFSRYHLVLLGGGSDREQALVAEKLRGCRQAFRSAVEDGLPVLAICGGYQLLGEYYQLPTGEKVPGLHLVDMVTEATPDAPRLIGNIAVWSEEAGVIVGFENHGGRTRHNHRPLGRVLHGHGNDGLSGHEGLRHLNIWGTYIHGPLLPKNPALADAVLRDALAYAHLPDDLEPLDDALEREARAAFVALRMEEVAPILRSEANAT; this comes from the coding sequence TTGAGCCGCAAGGCGCTCTGTATCGCCCATCTGTTTCCTGACCTGCTGAACTTGTACGCCGATCGCGGCAACATCGCCGTCCTCAAACACCGACTGGCTTGGCGGGGATACGACGTGGACATTGTCCGCGTCACGCACGGCGAGACGCCCGACTTTTCGCGATATCACCTCGTCCTATTGGGCGGCGGATCGGACCGCGAGCAGGCGCTCGTGGCGGAAAAACTGCGAGGATGCCGCCAGGCGTTTCGCAGCGCCGTGGAGGACGGCCTGCCGGTCCTCGCCATTTGCGGCGGCTATCAACTGCTCGGAGAATACTATCAACTTCCGACGGGGGAAAAGGTGCCGGGGCTCCATCTCGTGGACATGGTGACCGAAGCGACGCCAGATGCCCCGCGGCTCATCGGCAACATCGCCGTGTGGAGCGAGGAGGCTGGGGTGATTGTGGGCTTTGAAAACCACGGCGGTCGCACGCGTCACAACCATCGGCCGCTCGGCCGCGTCCTGCACGGGCACGGCAACGATGGGCTCTCGGGCCATGAGGGTCTGCGGCATCTCAACATCTGGGGCACCTACATCCACGGGCCGCTCCTGCCCAAAAACCCGGCGCTCGCCGACGCAGTCTTGCGCGACGCCTTGGCGTATGCGCACCTGCCTGACGACCTGGAGCCGCTCGACGATGCGCTCGAGCGGGAAGCGCGCGCGGCATTCGTGGCGCTAAGGATGGAGGAAGTGGCACCCATACTGCGATCGGAGGCGAACGCGACATGA
- the yfmH gene encoding EF-P 5-aminopentanol modification-associated protein YfmH, which produces MTDARDVSYESSFETRTWTLDNGLVVTLMPRPALHQTYAMFATRYGSVDRAFALHGDVHEMPDGIAHFLEHKMFEDPDMDVFARFAAHGASVDAYTTFDHTAYHFAATGETALHVRTLLDFVQSLYLTDENVEKEKGIIAQEIHMVNDHPDRRGYMELLKAMYHVHPVRIDIAGTVESVRVITKEQLRLCYETFYHPSNMVLVMAGGFDADEIAHVIEENQAKKSFSAPPKVDRLYPDEPPEPKERHRKLPLPVQMPRLLVGWKEANGAFGSNLIEQDTVMTIVLDALFGPTSAFYQDLLDEGLVDKGFSAGYQLSNTFGYTLVGGNTPQPDLLAQRIQRHVAQAREQGMDEEAFERARKKIMGRLLMSLDQNAFLVRNWVSYFLRGAHSFAFADVIAVLNTLTLERANARLREHLREDNMVVSAVVTS; this is translated from the coding sequence ATGACAGACGCACGCGATGTTTCCTACGAGAGCTCGTTTGAGACGCGGACGTGGACGCTTGACAACGGCCTCGTGGTCACGTTGATGCCGCGCCCGGCCCTGCACCAGACCTACGCCATGTTTGCCACTCGCTATGGCTCGGTCGATCGCGCCTTTGCGCTCCACGGCGATGTCCACGAGATGCCCGATGGCATCGCGCACTTTTTGGAGCACAAAATGTTCGAGGATCCCGACATGGACGTGTTTGCGCGCTTCGCCGCGCATGGAGCGTCCGTCGACGCGTACACGACCTTTGATCACACCGCGTATCACTTCGCGGCCACGGGCGAAACGGCGTTGCACGTGCGCACGCTGCTCGACTTCGTCCAGTCGCTCTACCTGACGGATGAGAACGTCGAGAAGGAGAAGGGCATCATCGCGCAGGAAATTCACATGGTGAACGATCACCCGGATCGCCGGGGATACATGGAGCTCTTGAAGGCCATGTACCACGTTCACCCGGTGCGCATCGACATCGCGGGCACGGTGGAGTCCGTGCGCGTCATCACGAAGGAACAGCTGCGCCTCTGCTACGAGACGTTTTACCATCCGTCGAACATGGTGCTCGTGATGGCCGGAGGATTTGACGCGGACGAGATCGCGCATGTCATCGAGGAGAATCAGGCGAAAAAATCGTTCTCCGCGCCACCGAAGGTCGACCGTCTTTATCCAGACGAACCGCCAGAGCCCAAGGAGCGGCACCGCAAGCTGCCGCTGCCGGTGCAAATGCCCCGCCTTCTCGTGGGCTGGAAGGAGGCAAACGGAGCCTTTGGGTCGAATTTGATCGAACAGGATACGGTGATGACGATTGTCCTGGATGCGCTCTTTGGGCCCACGTCGGCGTTTTACCAGGACCTGCTGGACGAAGGCCTCGTCGACAAGGGGTTTTCGGCTGGGTACCAGCTGTCCAACACGTTTGGCTACACGCTGGTGGGGGGCAACACGCCGCAGCCCGATCTTTTGGCCCAACGCATTCAGAGGCATGTCGCGCAGGCGCGGGAGCAGGGAATGGACGAGGAGGCCTTTGAGCGGGCGCGCAAAAAAATCATGGGCCGCCTGCTGATGAGCCTGGACCAAAACGCCTTCCTCGTGCGGAACTGGGTGAGCTATTTCCTGCGTGGGGCTCACTCCTTCGCGTTTGCCGACGTCATTGCCGTATTGAACACGTTGACGCTCGAACGTGCGAACGCACGCCTGAGGGAGCATCTGCGCGAAGACAACATGGTGGTGAGCGCGGTCGTCACGTCCTGA
- a CDS encoding MFS transporter, whose translation MHAKPFRLPAPAWWLLIVGSLFQLSISLSNTFVSIFLFKVDRSFLAIAWYHLFIFAMLPVTFVMAAAVARRTSTAMSLRLGIALYALFFAVALMVGEQAAHMPELLGVLTGLAEGFYWLAFDVLSVEYTDREGHEPFFGLFGVLTSIANVIAPPVAGALISREDAYFGGLTGYHVVFGISFALFVVATLVSLRLKSARLARLRLLDGFRSLRERPWRRVVLGSAAYGVREGVFMFLLGLLFYIVTGSEMKLGEFLLLQGALSFLAFYAAGRWSGRFRWRLLLLGAFGIVAASFAFLWPITTVNLVVYGVLSAAAFPLFLVPLQGYVFDAMHTLADDDVPSITHIVVREWVENAGRVLGVLAYFVIGSFETLRHVGGLGWLAFALGFMPLITVGFIRPVESRIFGPRSRRQRFRLGDNEETHSSAKRRARPTP comes from the coding sequence ATGCACGCAAAGCCGTTCCGCTTGCCGGCCCCGGCCTGGTGGCTGCTCATCGTCGGCAGTCTGTTTCAACTTTCCATCAGCCTGTCCAACACGTTTGTGAGCATCTTTCTCTTCAAAGTCGACCGGTCGTTTTTGGCCATCGCATGGTACCATCTCTTCATCTTCGCCATGCTTCCCGTGACTTTCGTGATGGCCGCGGCGGTGGCGCGCCGCACATCGACGGCCATGTCCCTACGGCTTGGCATAGCCCTTTACGCCCTCTTTTTCGCGGTCGCGCTCATGGTCGGCGAACAAGCTGCGCACATGCCCGAACTGCTGGGCGTGCTCACCGGGTTGGCAGAGGGATTTTACTGGCTCGCCTTCGACGTGTTGAGTGTCGAATACACAGATCGGGAGGGCCACGAGCCGTTCTTCGGGCTGTTTGGCGTGCTGACCTCCATCGCCAACGTCATTGCGCCGCCCGTCGCCGGCGCGCTCATCAGCCGAGAGGACGCCTACTTCGGAGGCCTGACCGGCTACCACGTGGTCTTCGGCATCTCCTTTGCGCTTTTCGTCGTCGCCACCCTGGTGAGCCTGCGTTTGAAGAGCGCGCGCCTCGCTCGCCTTCGCCTGCTCGACGGCTTCCGCTCCCTTCGCGAGCGCCCATGGAGGAGGGTCGTGCTCGGGTCGGCCGCGTACGGCGTGCGCGAGGGCGTCTTCATGTTTCTGCTCGGGCTTCTCTTCTACATCGTCACGGGCAGCGAGATGAAGTTGGGCGAATTCTTGCTCCTCCAGGGCGCGCTGTCGTTCCTCGCGTTTTACGCCGCCGGGCGCTGGTCCGGGCGTTTTCGCTGGCGGCTGTTGCTCCTCGGCGCATTCGGCATCGTCGCCGCCAGCTTCGCCTTTCTGTGGCCGATCACGACCGTCAACCTTGTCGTCTACGGCGTCCTTTCGGCGGCGGCGTTCCCACTCTTTCTCGTGCCGCTGCAGGGCTACGTGTTTGACGCCATGCACACCCTGGCCGACGACGACGTGCCTTCCATCACCCACATCGTCGTCCGGGAGTGGGTCGAAAACGCGGGGCGCGTCCTCGGCGTCTTGGCGTACTTCGTGATCGGTTCGTTCGAGACGCTGCGCCACGTCGGCGGACTCGGCTGGCTCGCCTTCGCGCTCGGGTTCATGCCGCTCATCACGGTCGGGTTCATCAGGCCCGTGGAATCGCGCATTTTTGGGCCGCGATCGCGCCGCCAGCGCTTTCGCCTTGGCGACAACGAAGAGACGCACTCCTCCGCCAAGCGGCGGGCGCGACCCACGCCCTGA
- a CDS encoding hotdog fold thioesterase → MPNTLMAHLGMEVLEATKDRVVMTMPVDARTHQPMGLLHGGASVALAESAASLGGALNVSDQGKTVVGMEINANHLRSMREGVVKAIAEPIHRGSTTQVWQIRIVDERDRLVCISRCTLAVIQNRGRMGPVAPTEG, encoded by the coding sequence CTGCCCAACACGCTGATGGCCCATCTGGGCATGGAAGTGTTGGAGGCGACGAAGGACCGCGTGGTGATGACGATGCCGGTGGATGCGCGCACGCATCAACCGATGGGGCTCTTGCACGGCGGGGCGAGCGTCGCGCTCGCCGAGTCTGCCGCGAGCCTGGGAGGCGCGTTGAACGTCAGTGACCAGGGCAAAACGGTGGTGGGCATGGAAATCAACGCGAACCACCTTCGCTCGATGCGGGAGGGCGTGGTCAAGGCCATCGCCGAGCCGATTCACCGCGGCTCGACCACGCAAGTGTGGCAAATTCGCATTGTGGACGAACGGGATCGCCTGGTGTGCATCTCGCGCTGCACGCTCGCCGTCATCCAAAATCGAGGCCGCATGGGGCCCGTGGCGCCGACCGAAGGCTGA
- a CDS encoding deoxyribonuclease IV yields MNAEPQNEGILLGANVSVAGTGLLAAVEETLSYGANTFMIYTRSNRGGKARPIESFHRDEGLALMREHDIRDPVVHLSYLVNLASPKPETRQYGMDVLREEIQRVEYLGFRYIVMHPGSHVGEGESFAIRQIADALNEILTGDENLWLCLETMAGDGSKVGNSLEEIADIISRVQHEDRLAVCIDTCHNYSYGYDVVNDFDGFLEQFDRVLGLDRLKVVHINDSKYPFGARKDRHANVGEGSLGLEALKRIVHHPALKGIPQILETPEGKYKEEIDMLLDRAQA; encoded by the coding sequence ATGAACGCGGAACCTCAAAACGAGGGCATCCTGCTCGGCGCGAACGTTTCGGTGGCTGGCACGGGCCTCTTGGCGGCTGTGGAGGAGACCCTTTCCTACGGAGCCAACACGTTCATGATTTACACGCGCAGCAACCGAGGGGGAAAAGCGCGACCCATTGAATCGTTTCACCGGGATGAAGGGCTGGCTCTGATGCGCGAACACGACATTCGGGATCCGGTCGTGCATCTGTCCTACCTCGTGAATCTGGCGAGCCCGAAACCCGAGACCCGTCAATACGGCATGGACGTGTTGCGCGAAGAGATTCAGCGCGTTGAGTACCTCGGATTTCGTTACATCGTGATGCACCCGGGGTCCCACGTGGGCGAGGGAGAATCGTTCGCGATCCGCCAGATCGCCGACGCCCTGAACGAGATCCTCACGGGAGACGAGAACTTGTGGTTGTGCCTTGAGACGATGGCCGGAGACGGATCGAAGGTGGGCAACAGCCTCGAGGAAATCGCCGATATCATCAGCCGGGTCCAACACGAGGATCGGCTCGCCGTCTGCATTGACACGTGTCACAACTACAGCTACGGGTACGACGTCGTCAACGACTTCGACGGGTTTTTAGAGCAGTTCGATCGCGTCCTCGGGCTCGATCGGCTGAAAGTCGTGCACATCAACGACTCGAAGTATCCATTTGGCGCGCGAAAGGATCGCCACGCCAATGTCGGCGAGGGCTCGCTCGGACTCGAGGCATTGAAGCGCATTGTCCACCATCCGGCGCTCAAGGGCATTCCGCAAATCCTTGAAACGCCGGAAGGCAAGTACAAAGAGGAAATCGACATGCTCCTGGATCGCGCGCAGGCGTGA
- the thrC gene encoding threonine synthase → MDHDVRPVWPGILEAYQRFLPITEQTPRLTLHEGHTPLIYADKLSERLECHVYLKFEGANPTGSFKDRGMVVAVAKAKEAGKRTVICASTGNTSASAAAYAARAGLEAVILIPHGYVALGKLAQAVQYGARIVAIRGNFDQALAIVREVAEPLGMEIVNSINPYRLMGQQTAAFEICDVLGRAPDALYIPVGNAGNISAYWMGFTRYHAEKRIDSLPRMFGFEAEGAAAIVRGEPIAQPETFATAIRIGHPASWEKAVRAAKESGGAIDCVSDDEIASAYRLIAQEGVFAEPASAASVAGLLKRHKAGDVKQGETVVCVLTGNGLKDPDSAMRLASQEELVVDGDPLSVRRALGGFQ, encoded by the coding sequence ATGGATCATGATGTCCGCCCGGTCTGGCCGGGCATTCTGGAAGCGTATCAGCGTTTTCTCCCCATTACCGAGCAAACGCCTCGGCTGACGCTGCACGAAGGCCACACCCCGCTCATCTACGCGGACAAGCTGAGCGAGCGGCTCGAGTGTCACGTGTACCTGAAGTTCGAGGGCGCGAATCCGACGGGATCGTTCAAGGACCGAGGGATGGTCGTCGCCGTGGCGAAAGCGAAGGAGGCCGGCAAGCGCACGGTCATCTGCGCGAGCACGGGCAACACGTCCGCGTCGGCTGCCGCCTACGCGGCGCGCGCGGGACTGGAGGCCGTGATCCTCATCCCGCACGGCTACGTCGCGCTGGGAAAACTGGCGCAGGCCGTGCAGTATGGCGCCCGGATTGTGGCCATTCGCGGCAACTTCGATCAGGCGCTCGCCATCGTCCGCGAGGTGGCTGAGCCTCTCGGCATGGAGATCGTCAATTCCATCAACCCGTATCGGCTGATGGGACAGCAGACGGCCGCCTTCGAGATCTGCGATGTGCTCGGGCGCGCGCCGGACGCACTGTACATCCCCGTAGGCAACGCCGGCAATATCTCCGCCTATTGGATGGGATTTACCAGGTATCATGCGGAAAAGCGCATCGATTCCCTGCCTAGGATGTTTGGCTTTGAGGCCGAGGGAGCTGCGGCCATCGTCCGTGGAGAGCCCATTGCGCAGCCGGAAACCTTTGCGACGGCCATTCGCATTGGCCATCCGGCCTCCTGGGAGAAGGCGGTTCGCGCGGCGAAGGAATCGGGCGGCGCCATCGATTGCGTGAGCGACGACGAGATCGCCAGCGCCTACCGGCTCATTGCACAGGAAGGCGTGTTCGCCGAGCCGGCCTCCGCGGCGAGCGTCGCGGGCTTGTTGAAGCGCCACAAAGCGGGTGACGTGAAGCAGGGAGAGACGGTGGTGTGCGTGCTCACCGGCAATGGCCTGAAAGACCCAGACAGCGCCATGCGCCTCGCCTCACAGGAAGAGCTCGTGGTCGATGGTGACCCGCTTTCGGTTCGGCGCGCGCTGGGTGGATTTCAATGA
- a CDS encoding NUDIX hydrolase: MTEIRKAATLVIIRDGAEGNIEVLAIKRAQTMRFLPGFLAFPGGAADASDAELCKLAYGAPRCAEDEDDPTFAVTALREAAEEIGWLLAVRDSTQAIRDVPLSPEEQAELCGEGSTLAAWLSARHLAFDLGRLRRIGRFVTPPTQPRRFDTRFYLCQSHGVGEPRVHGAELERAAWIPARDALAKIESGQIPAVRPTIAVLRALAACKDARSAMETLCVGPLPASGAESRSSTARDAGMGDT; encoded by the coding sequence ATGACGGAGATACGCAAGGCGGCCACGCTCGTCATCATTCGCGATGGCGCGGAGGGAAACATCGAGGTGCTCGCCATCAAGCGAGCCCAAACCATGCGCTTCCTGCCTGGCTTCTTGGCCTTCCCGGGTGGAGCGGCGGATGCGTCGGACGCCGAGCTCTGCAAGCTGGCCTACGGCGCCCCGCGCTGCGCGGAGGACGAGGACGACCCAACCTTCGCCGTCACCGCATTGCGCGAGGCCGCCGAGGAAATCGGCTGGTTGTTGGCAGTCCGCGACAGCACGCAGGCCATCCGCGACGTGCCACTTTCACCGGAGGAACAAGCGGAGCTCTGCGGCGAAGGCAGCACACTCGCCGCCTGGCTGTCCGCACGCCACCTCGCGTTCGATCTCGGCCGGCTCCGGCGCATCGGTCGCTTCGTGACGCCCCCCACGCAGCCAAGGCGATTCGACACACGGTTTTACTTGTGTCAAAGCCATGGCGTCGGCGAGCCGCGCGTGCACGGCGCCGAGCTCGAGAGGGCCGCCTGGATTCCGGCACGCGACGCGCTCGCGAAGATCGAGTCGGGGCAAATTCCCGCGGTTCGCCCGACCATCGCGGTGTTGAGAGCGCTTGCGGCATGCAAAGACGCTCGTTCGGCCATGGAAACCTTATGCGTCGGGCCCCTGCCCGCGAGCGGGGCGGAATCCAGGTCCTCGACCGCCCGCGACGCAGGGATGGGCGACACCTGA
- a CDS encoding MBL fold metallo-hydrolase, which yields MWIWILAVLVVLAAAAALLYALYRRMTSDWPRPKRRRPDRSPRPETWGDEGLYISWIGHSTLLMQMDGLRVLTDPVLYPRVGVRAFGWTFGPRRHVECPIRPEACGTVDLVLLSHAHMDHLDHPSLRRVITRQTIVVAPRGTGYLARWHRPKAVYELGPGDVLQLDGGLEIAAIAVRHWGNRYPWNRNMGYQGYVVRRGEWSVFFAGDTARTDLSSVQRYKPQVACMPIGAYAPAPFENAHCTPEQAWDMFLETGADVLVPIHHDTFVLSREPVEEPLERLLAAADGDRVWPMRHGETYYVKSPKSIDKPKRLD from the coding sequence ATGTGGATCTGGATTTTGGCCGTCTTGGTCGTACTGGCCGCGGCGGCCGCGCTGTTGTATGCCTTGTACCGGCGCATGACGTCCGACTGGCCGCGGCCGAAGCGAAGGAGGCCCGACCGAAGCCCCCGGCCGGAAACCTGGGGCGATGAGGGGCTGTACATCTCCTGGATTGGCCACTCCACGCTGCTCATGCAGATGGACGGTCTTCGCGTCTTGACGGACCCGGTCCTGTATCCCCGCGTCGGGGTGCGGGCGTTTGGGTGGACATTTGGCCCGCGCCGGCACGTGGAGTGCCCCATTCGGCCAGAAGCGTGCGGGACCGTGGATCTCGTGCTTTTGTCGCACGCGCACATGGACCACCTGGATCACCCAAGTCTGCGGCGGGTCATCACGAGACAGACCATTGTCGTGGCGCCGCGCGGGACGGGCTATTTGGCTCGGTGGCACCGCCCCAAGGCGGTGTATGAGCTCGGCCCGGGCGACGTGCTCCAATTGGACGGGGGTCTGGAAATTGCCGCGATCGCCGTCCGACATTGGGGGAATCGGTACCCGTGGAACCGCAACATGGGCTATCAGGGCTACGTGGTTCGCCGCGGGGAGTGGTCGGTCTTTTTCGCGGGCGACACCGCGCGCACGGATTTGTCTTCGGTCCAACGCTACAAACCGCAGGTGGCCTGCATGCCCATTGGTGCCTATGCGCCGGCGCCGTTTGAAAATGCGCATTGCACGCCGGAACAGGCGTGGGACATGTTTCTTGAGACGGGCGCCGACGTGTTGGTTCCCATTCACCACGACACGTTTGTCTTGTCGCGAGAACCGGTGGAAGAACCGCTCGAGCGGCTTCTGGCCGCGGCAGATGGCGATCGCGTTTGGCCCATGCGCCACGGCGAGACGTACTACGTGAAGTCACCCAAATCTATCGACAAACCGAAGCGGCTCGATTGA
- a CDS encoding MazG-like family protein: MQRKTLSLPKLERLTPTLESTMLKITEEVGELAQAIGKFRGLSGETTRMPDEEVVRAIVTELLDVAQTATSMMFVIEDLYGIDIEREVERHIEKLRRKGYL; encoded by the coding sequence TTGCAGCGGAAGACGCTGTCTCTGCCGAAACTTGAACGTCTCACTCCGACGCTCGAGTCGACGATGCTCAAAATCACCGAGGAAGTCGGGGAACTTGCGCAGGCCATCGGCAAGTTCCGCGGCCTCTCTGGAGAAACCACGCGCATGCCGGACGAGGAGGTCGTCCGCGCCATTGTGACGGAGCTCCTCGACGTCGCCCAAACGGCGACCTCGATGATGTTTGTCATCGAAGACCTGTACGGGATCGACATCGAACGAGAGGTCGAGCGGCACATCGAGAAGCTCCGGCGGAAAGGGTATCTCTGA
- the thrB gene encoding homoserine kinase codes for MSPGAVLRTLSVRVPATTANLGPGFDCLGMALQLFNTFTLRLGEPFAIRVTGEAAEVLPKTEDNAVIQAMDRLFAEAGASRAAMPSFALEVDNQIPVSSGLGSSASAIVGGLVLGNALLEAFVPDRKLSRDVLLRLATELEGHPDNVAPALYGGGVLAFHDRAGLRTTEVPIPPNLRFVAATPEFALPTELARRVLPKAYPRDEAVENVAQCARLMLALLKPDLDLLRGGVLDHFHEPYRKPLVPGADEVERAAMAAGAYAVTLSGAGPTLLAWCKPDVAVRVADEMTLAWRNAGTPCRALVLRPVHGETRAHWKFESTGDEV; via the coding sequence ATGAGCCCCGGCGCCGTGCTTCGCACGCTGTCGGTGCGCGTGCCGGCCACAACAGCCAATTTAGGGCCCGGCTTCGATTGCCTGGGGATGGCCCTTCAGCTGTTCAACACGTTTACTCTGCGCTTGGGAGAGCCGTTCGCGATTCGCGTCACCGGCGAAGCGGCCGAAGTTTTGCCAAAGACGGAGGACAATGCCGTCATCCAGGCCATGGACCGCTTGTTTGCGGAGGCAGGCGCGAGTCGTGCCGCAATGCCTTCGTTTGCGCTCGAAGTCGACAATCAGATCCCCGTATCGTCTGGCCTCGGCTCGAGCGCGTCCGCTATCGTCGGCGGGCTGGTGCTCGGCAACGCCCTGCTCGAGGCCTTTGTGCCGGATCGCAAGTTGAGTCGGGATGTGCTGCTGCGGCTCGCGACCGAGCTCGAGGGACACCCTGACAACGTCGCGCCCGCGCTGTACGGCGGCGGCGTGCTGGCTTTTCACGATCGCGCCGGCCTTCGGACGACCGAGGTGCCCATCCCGCCGAATCTGCGCTTTGTCGCCGCGACGCCGGAGTTCGCGCTGCCGACTGAACTTGCGCGCCGGGTGCTGCCCAAAGCGTACCCGCGCGACGAAGCGGTCGAAAATGTGGCGCAATGTGCAAGGCTGATGCTCGCGCTTCTCAAGCCCGATCTCGACCTCCTCCGCGGGGGCGTGCTGGATCACTTTCACGAGCCGTACCGCAAGCCGCTCGTACCTGGGGCGGACGAGGTGGAGCGCGCCGCAATGGCCGCCGGAGCGTATGCGGTCACGCTCAGCGGCGCGGGCCCCACGCTGCTCGCGTGGTGCAAGCCCGACGTCGCTGTCCGCGTGGCGGACGAGATGACACTCGCCTGGCGCAATGCGGGCACGCCCTGCCGGGCGCTCGTCCTTCGGCCTGTGCACGGCGAGACGAGGGCGCACTGGAAATTCGAATCGACGGGAGACGAGGTGTAG
- the yfmF gene encoding EF-P 5-aminopentanol modification-associated protein YfmF, producing MESFQTLDRGRCHVHVMAHPAFRTREVSLRFHLRMSRDRVTEVAMLPSVWLNGTRKLPSYRQIALATDDLYGTYVRSAIGKRGGYHILEIGANVPDVPGEENGPLLDRALDLALSLAFDHALGMGGFAPQAVEREKELHRRRIRAALDDKAAYALQRCHQIACQGTPAGLPRLGFQEDVDALLPDRLHDVYRQVLDEAEVHAYVVGPSRDTAGLADRVAEKLAAWLPHARTGHRSATVSDVVAAPATRAFEEITEQQDANQTQFDLAFASGIHLADPKYPALVMMNGVFGGFAHSKLFMHIRERKSLAYSVWSFVDAATGLLTVYAGISADKREEVRDILGAELEAIRRGEISPDEWQETRASLRNQYQQMMDQPAMLIAWHHHAVLAGSNLTLADMVEKVGEVRPEDAAEVALALRPVCLYVLEGRGGGGA from the coding sequence GTGGAGTCGTTTCAAACCCTGGATCGAGGCCGGTGCCACGTGCACGTCATGGCGCACCCGGCCTTTCGCACGAGGGAAGTGTCGCTTCGCTTTCATCTGCGCATGTCGCGCGATCGCGTCACGGAGGTCGCGATGCTGCCCTCGGTGTGGCTGAACGGCACGCGCAAGTTGCCCAGCTACCGGCAGATCGCGCTTGCGACCGACGACCTCTATGGGACCTACGTCCGCTCCGCCATCGGCAAACGGGGCGGTTATCACATTCTCGAGATTGGCGCAAACGTCCCCGACGTCCCAGGCGAAGAGAACGGGCCTCTCCTGGATCGCGCGCTGGACCTCGCGCTTTCGTTGGCGTTCGATCACGCGCTTGGCATGGGCGGCTTCGCCCCTCAAGCGGTGGAACGCGAAAAGGAGCTGCACCGCAGGCGGATCCGCGCCGCGCTCGACGATAAGGCCGCGTATGCGCTTCAGCGGTGTCATCAAATCGCCTGCCAAGGCACCCCGGCGGGACTGCCGCGCCTCGGCTTCCAGGAGGATGTGGACGCCCTCTTGCCGGATCGCCTGCACGACGTGTATCGACAGGTCTTGGATGAGGCCGAAGTGCACGCGTACGTCGTGGGGCCATCGCGGGACACGGCCGGACTGGCCGATCGCGTCGCCGAAAAGCTGGCGGCCTGGCTGCCCCATGCTCGCACGGGGCATCGTTCCGCGACCGTCAGCGACGTGGTCGCGGCGCCGGCGACCCGCGCGTTCGAGGAGATCACGGAGCAACAGGACGCCAACCAGACGCAGTTCGATCTCGCCTTCGCCTCGGGCATTCATCTCGCCGATCCCAAGTATCCCGCCCTGGTCATGATGAACGGGGTGTTTGGCGGCTTCGCGCATTCCAAGTTGTTCATGCATATACGCGAGCGAAAATCGCTGGCCTACAGCGTCTGGTCTTTCGTGGACGCCGCCACCGGCTTGCTCACGGTCTACGCGGGCATCTCCGCCGACAAGCGGGAAGAGGTTCGCGACATCCTCGGCGCGGAGCTCGAGGCCATCCGGCGCGGGGAGATTTCGCCCGACGAGTGGCAGGAGACCCGCGCTTCGCTGCGCAACCAGTATCAGCAGATGATGGATCAGCCGGCGATGCTCATCGCGTGGCATCACCACGCCGTGCTCGCGGGCAGTAACCTGACCCTCGCGGATATGGTGGAAAAGGTTGGTGAGGTCAGGCCGGAGGACGCGGCCGAGGTAGCCTTGGCGCTGCGCCCGGTGTGCCTGTACGTCCTCGAGGGAAGAGGAGGAGGCGGCGCATGA